Proteins from a genomic interval of Granulicella sp. L56:
- a CDS encoding VirB4 family type IV secretion system protein, giving the protein MLRLDRVIKPWKESAALNDHINLYGFWNDTTFLTKSGDLGIVLQIQGVDYESLDSVEQEYAVKRLEAALKAFGAGFHVYQYLFKSNRPDIPFASYGDSVVEAAIDQRRRFFESKRDDLYEIEIFYVVMLEGTRSKRGVGTAIGRFFRDPAGAIEELRAQFTNNSMKSLLKSQIEADLARLDQRVQAFNRQLADFVSISVLDKASQFTFLRRLLNYDDWRIAGKPQSTQFLDYQVVNSNIEAERDHLRVGEHFVRVLTMKEAITETGPLVLDSLLKIPASFMVCTEWTPLPTDKARKEVNKRRRHFNMSKTGFVSQMGNDASKTNPRDVLVDESKQADIENLGDCLRVLGDGQSLGDFSLSIVLHGESKRDLDQLAGEFTSVFTKADGNLFTETYNQLNAYFATVPGNHALNLRKLYLLNSNYADLSFLFTILPGEKRNAHLGTEYLAVLETENSTPYFLNLHNGEVAHTLILGMTGSGKSYFCNFLLQNAQKYAPLTFIFDIGGSFQSLTTIFGGSYLNVGQDTRDFTINPFSLAPTKENLQFLFSFFRVLIEGTEQRYRLDFKEERKLWDAIERVYVLEPGQRTISSFVNIIGELKERLHRWTAGGQYGFVFDNPEDTLSFSCFQTFNFAGWGDAPEVLEPLLFYVLHRASNEIASPQKLATFKMFLLDEAWLFIKNETVRTYIVQAQKTWRKHNAAMILATQSIKELEESGMLQIVSESCPTKIFLANPEMDRDLYREAFHLNDTELELIAGLVPPGQMLIRKAQSSKKVQLNVDSVSHWTATNNARDNLRKREYFERYGIADGLRRLAEDHPFRPRTMAVSSTTNR; this is encoded by the coding sequence ATGCTGCGATTGGACCGAGTCATCAAGCCATGGAAAGAGAGCGCCGCTCTCAACGACCACATCAACCTTTACGGGTTCTGGAACGACACTACGTTTTTGACCAAATCGGGAGACCTGGGAATTGTCCTGCAGATTCAAGGGGTCGATTATGAAAGCCTCGATAGCGTCGAGCAGGAATATGCTGTCAAGCGTCTTGAGGCAGCGCTCAAAGCCTTCGGGGCAGGTTTCCACGTCTATCAATACCTCTTCAAATCGAACCGACCCGACATTCCTTTCGCTAGCTACGGGGACTCCGTTGTTGAAGCCGCTATCGACCAGCGCCGTCGGTTCTTTGAGTCCAAGCGCGATGACCTTTACGAGATTGAAATCTTCTATGTAGTGATGCTCGAAGGGACACGGTCCAAACGCGGCGTTGGCACGGCTATCGGACGCTTCTTCCGCGATCCAGCAGGTGCAATCGAGGAACTACGCGCTCAGTTCACGAACAACAGCATGAAAAGTTTGCTGAAGTCTCAGATCGAAGCCGACCTTGCACGACTTGACCAGAGAGTGCAGGCGTTCAATCGGCAGCTTGCTGACTTCGTTTCGATTTCAGTCTTGGATAAAGCATCACAGTTCACCTTCTTGCGTCGCCTACTCAACTATGACGATTGGCGGATTGCGGGCAAGCCCCAAAGCACGCAGTTCTTGGACTATCAGGTCGTCAACTCAAACATAGAGGCCGAACGAGATCACTTGCGAGTTGGAGAGCACTTTGTCCGTGTGCTCACGATGAAGGAAGCGATCACCGAGACGGGGCCCTTGGTGCTGGATTCTCTACTGAAGATCCCGGCTAGCTTCATGGTTTGTACCGAATGGACACCCCTGCCAACAGACAAGGCCCGCAAAGAAGTGAACAAACGTCGCCGTCACTTCAATATGTCGAAGACAGGTTTCGTTTCGCAGATGGGCAACGACGCCAGCAAGACCAATCCCCGCGATGTTCTGGTTGATGAGTCCAAGCAGGCAGATATCGAAAATCTCGGAGACTGCCTTCGGGTGCTTGGAGATGGACAGTCGCTCGGCGACTTCTCTCTCTCAATCGTCCTGCACGGCGAGTCGAAGCGCGACTTGGATCAGCTTGCCGGGGAGTTCACGAGCGTCTTCACCAAAGCGGACGGCAATCTCTTCACTGAGACCTACAACCAACTCAACGCCTACTTCGCCACGGTCCCAGGTAATCACGCGCTGAATCTTCGAAAGCTCTACCTGCTCAACAGCAACTATGCAGACCTCAGCTTCCTCTTCACGATCCTACCGGGCGAAAAGCGTAACGCTCACCTCGGCACGGAGTACCTTGCCGTCCTCGAAACCGAGAACAGCACACCCTACTTCCTCAATCTCCATAACGGCGAAGTGGCGCACACTCTGATTCTCGGGATGACAGGCAGCGGCAAAAGTTATTTCTGCAATTTCTTGTTGCAGAACGCTCAGAAGTACGCGCCCCTCACTTTCATCTTCGATATCGGCGGCAGCTTCCAGTCCCTCACAACAATCTTCGGCGGTTCCTACCTAAACGTCGGACAGGACACGCGAGACTTCACCATCAACCCGTTTTCGCTCGCTCCTACCAAGGAGAATCTGCAGTTCCTCTTTAGCTTCTTTCGGGTGTTGATCGAAGGGACGGAGCAGCGTTATCGCCTCGACTTCAAAGAGGAGCGCAAGCTCTGGGACGCCATCGAGCGCGTTTATGTTCTGGAGCCGGGACAGCGCACCATTTCCAGCTTCGTGAACATCATCGGGGAGTTGAAGGAACGCCTGCATCGGTGGACGGCAGGAGGACAGTATGGGTTCGTCTTCGACAATCCCGAAGACACCCTATCGTTCAGCTGTTTTCAAACATTCAACTTCGCCGGCTGGGGCGATGCTCCCGAAGTATTGGAACCGCTTTTGTTCTATGTCCTTCACCGGGCGTCGAATGAGATCGCCAGCCCTCAGAAGCTCGCCACCTTCAAAATGTTTCTGCTGGACGAGGCATGGCTCTTCATCAAGAACGAGACAGTACGCACCTACATTGTTCAAGCACAGAAGACCTGGCGCAAACATAATGCGGCGATGATTCTGGCAACTCAGTCCATCAAGGAACTCGAAGAGTCGGGCATGTTGCAAATTGTCTCCGAAAGCTGCCCAACGAAGATTTTCTTGGCAAACCCCGAGATGGATCGCGATTTGTACCGCGAAGCGTTCCACCTGAACGATACCGAGCTGGAACTGATTGCTGGTCTCGTGCCTCCCGGACAGATGCTCATCCGCAAGGCGCAGTCGAGTAAGAAGGTGCAGTTGAACGTGGATTCCGTCTCCCATTGGACCGCGACCAACAACGCCCGCGACAACCTCAGAAAACGCGAATACTTCGAGCGATACGGAATCGCCGACGGTTTACGAAGGCTTGCAGAAGATCACCCATTTCGACCACGCACAATGGCCGTTTCCTCCACCACCAACCGCTAA
- a CDS encoding site-specific integrase, which translates to EGGFSVTHLRQIMLEELERRNYASSTIRAYIRTVEHFAQHFRCSPDRLGPDHIRQYQAAMFRTWKLAPNTVTQRLAALRFLYIQVLKRGWSVAETPYPKKELHLPQILSQAEVTRLIDATETPFQRILVMTLYATGARRAEVARLKISDIDSERMVVHIRGGKGRKDRDVMLSPALLEALRTYWRGLRRKPAVWLFPGNRWHTSSRPVTTKVLWTACRQAALRAGLEHKHIHPHTLRHCFATHLLEAGADLRTIQVLLGHRDLEETTIYLHLSSKHLSATSSPLDMLRLAIPGEAVRNA; encoded by the coding sequence AGAAGGAGGATTCTCTGTGACCCATCTACGTCAGATCATGCTGGAAGAGTTGGAGCGCCGCAACTACGCTTCGTCTACTATTCGCGCTTACATCCGCACCGTTGAGCATTTCGCCCAGCACTTCCGTTGTTCGCCGGACAGGCTTGGCCCCGATCACATTCGGCAGTACCAGGCTGCGATGTTCCGCACCTGGAAGCTGGCCCCGAACACGGTCACGCAACGGCTCGCCGCGTTGCGCTTTCTGTATATCCAGGTGTTGAAGCGAGGCTGGAGCGTCGCCGAGACACCCTATCCGAAGAAGGAACTGCATCTGCCGCAGATCCTCAGTCAGGCGGAAGTAACGCGTCTGATCGATGCGACCGAGACGCCCTTTCAGCGCATCCTGGTCATGACGCTCTATGCCACGGGCGCACGCCGGGCCGAAGTGGCTCGATTGAAGATCAGCGACATCGACAGCGAGCGGATGGTGGTCCACATCCGCGGCGGCAAGGGACGCAAGGACCGCGACGTGATGCTGAGTCCCGCCTTGCTCGAAGCGCTGCGCACTTACTGGCGAGGACTCCGGCGCAAGCCGGCAGTATGGCTGTTTCCCGGGAACCGGTGGCATACGTCCAGCCGTCCGGTCACCACCAAGGTGCTCTGGACGGCGTGCCGGCAGGCTGCGCTCCGCGCGGGTCTTGAGCATAAGCACATCCATCCGCACACCCTGCGGCACTGCTTTGCGACACATCTGCTTGAGGCTGGAGCCGATCTGCGCACGATCCAGGTTCTGCTCGGGCATCGCGATCTCGAAGAGACCACGATCTATCTGCACCTTTCCAGCAAGCACTTGAGCGCAACCTCCAGTCCGCTCGACATGCTTCGGCTGGCCATACCGGGAGAAGCGGTACGCAACGCATAA
- a CDS encoding TrbI/VirB10 family protein — protein MTETVSTSQQSEPVLRKWATDPRGVLQKNMKPLLYLGVALLVILAAVFSSRGKKTPAQEAAARHEPPQPVVQDNSENNIQDLKTQLAAERQKEAEQNNAQLAAATDPSMQMATPAQRAAVAGYGTTGQPVPCVPGQPCQQPPAYGYAQGNGGGQLSAVQQASQQLQAKERELAYDSRFSSNLVFAQTASPARGQGGEQPNSSSGIAAPQQSNLMAPREAGAKSQGESAAAPKRAPEVNIDAASGQPYVIYEGTTVDTVLMNRLDGDAVGPVKVLVSNPLYSHDHQHVLIPDGTIVLGEAKKIGGSGFGQQRRMAVVFHRMIMPDGYSVDLDQFHGLDQIGEEGLKDKVNNHYLQIFGASIALGVIAGAAEITQGGGALTASGPEVFTNGASASVAQSATSVLDRFMQIPPTITIREGHRVKVYVTQDMLLPAYENHAIPQSF, from the coding sequence ATGACAGAGACAGTCAGCACATCACAGCAATCTGAGCCGGTACTTCGGAAATGGGCCACTGACCCGCGCGGTGTTCTGCAGAAGAACATGAAGCCGCTCCTCTATCTGGGCGTGGCCTTGCTGGTCATTCTCGCCGCCGTCTTCAGCTCACGCGGGAAGAAGACGCCGGCACAGGAAGCGGCGGCTCGGCATGAACCCCCGCAGCCCGTCGTGCAGGACAACAGCGAAAACAACATTCAAGACCTGAAGACCCAGCTTGCCGCCGAACGACAGAAAGAAGCCGAGCAGAATAACGCGCAGCTTGCGGCGGCAACAGATCCCTCAATGCAAATGGCTACGCCCGCCCAGAGAGCAGCCGTTGCGGGATACGGCACCACGGGCCAACCCGTCCCGTGTGTGCCAGGGCAACCTTGCCAGCAGCCGCCAGCCTATGGATACGCTCAGGGCAACGGCGGCGGACAGTTATCGGCAGTCCAACAAGCTTCGCAACAGCTTCAGGCTAAAGAGCGTGAGTTGGCGTATGACTCCCGATTCTCGTCCAATCTAGTATTTGCCCAGACCGCGTCACCTGCTCGGGGCCAAGGGGGAGAACAGCCTAATTCGTCTAGCGGTATTGCCGCCCCTCAGCAAAGCAATCTGATGGCACCTCGCGAGGCGGGTGCGAAATCGCAGGGAGAGTCAGCAGCCGCTCCCAAACGCGCCCCGGAAGTGAATATCGACGCCGCCTCCGGTCAGCCCTACGTCATTTATGAGGGTACGACCGTAGACACCGTTCTCATGAACCGCCTCGACGGCGACGCGGTTGGCCCCGTCAAGGTGCTTGTCTCCAATCCGCTTTACTCACATGACCACCAGCACGTTCTCATTCCTGACGGAACGATCGTGCTGGGAGAGGCGAAGAAGATTGGTGGCAGCGGCTTCGGCCAGCAGCGACGTATGGCCGTCGTCTTTCACCGGATGATTATGCCGGATGGGTACAGCGTGGATTTAGACCAGTTTCACGGCTTGGATCAGATTGGTGAGGAAGGACTTAAGGACAAGGTGAACAACCACTATTTGCAAATCTTCGGAGCTTCCATCGCCTTAGGAGTAATCGCAGGTGCCGCCGAGATTACCCAGGGTGGTGGTGCTTTGACCGCCTCTGGCCCGGAGGTGTTCACTAATGGTGCGTCGGCATCCGTCGCACAGTCAGCAACGTCCGTCTTGGACCGCTTCATGCAGATACCTCCGACCATTACGATCCGCGAAGGCCATCGGGTGAAGGTCTACGTCACGCAGGATATGCTCCTGCCCGCATACGAAAACCACGCAATACCTCAATCGTTCTAG
- a CDS encoding VirB3 family type IV secretion system protein has product MSEQPNRKRRTNRVFKSLHKPLTYLGVERTLFYFVCVGAVGAFNLFNSILAGLGVFIAGFIFGHWVTSSDPAFLRILAKSERYKLRYDAAKQLVPRVEVR; this is encoded by the coding sequence ATGTCGGAACAACCGAACCGGAAGCGGCGCACAAATCGCGTATTCAAAAGCTTGCATAAGCCCCTTACATACCTTGGAGTGGAGCGCACACTCTTTTACTTCGTCTGTGTCGGAGCAGTTGGAGCATTCAATCTCTTCAACAGCATCCTCGCCGGCCTCGGGGTCTTCATCGCCGGTTTCATCTTCGGCCATTGGGTCACGAGCAGCGACCCGGCCTTCCTTCGCATTCTTGCCAAGTCTGAGCGCTACAAGCTCCGGTACGACGCTGCGAAGCAGCTCGTCCCGCGTGTGGAGGTCCGCTAA
- a CDS encoding TrbG/VirB9 family P-type conjugative transfer protein: MNSKLIALAGIALALSPNLMLSAQEATARTVQYHSQDIVPIRAKLKYTTLIQVPATEKIMEAATGDKDFWVVDVVGNFCFVHPAKAGISSNLNLITDKGNIYSFTLQDVSNSSVPPDLKVLVQPADQSSIVASSGPAQYVPAAQLDQSKQQLAALQTHVGQAVDEYKSAYQSKLTFDYHFKANEKPFDIQSIYHDDKFTYIKTNAPEKFSVYEMKDGKPNLISYDMREGTYIIPKVMDSGYVELGKQKMEFSRKG; encoded by the coding sequence ATGAACAGCAAACTGATCGCACTTGCCGGGATCGCTCTGGCTCTCTCTCCCAACCTCATGCTCTCCGCCCAGGAGGCAACGGCTCGCACCGTGCAGTATCACTCGCAGGACATCGTGCCTATCCGCGCCAAGCTAAAGTACACGACTTTGATCCAGGTTCCCGCCACCGAGAAGATCATGGAAGCGGCCACGGGCGACAAGGACTTCTGGGTTGTGGATGTTGTCGGCAACTTCTGCTTCGTGCATCCTGCCAAGGCCGGTATCAGCTCCAATCTGAATCTCATCACCGACAAAGGAAATATCTACTCCTTCACTCTCCAGGATGTTTCCAACAGTTCTGTTCCGCCAGACCTCAAGGTGCTCGTTCAACCTGCTGACCAGTCTTCGATCGTTGCGTCATCCGGCCCGGCACAATACGTTCCCGCCGCCCAGCTCGATCAGTCGAAGCAACAGCTCGCCGCATTGCAAACGCACGTTGGGCAGGCGGTTGACGAATACAAGAGCGCTTACCAAAGCAAACTCACGTTCGATTACCACTTCAAAGCGAACGAGAAGCCCTTCGATATCCAGTCGATATATCACGACGACAAGTTCACCTACATCAAGACCAATGCTCCCGAGAAGTTCAGCGTGTACGAGATGAAGGACGGAAAGCCGAACCTGATCTCCTACGACATGCGAGAAGGAACTTACATCATCCCGAAGGTGATGGACTCCGGCTATGTAGAACTTGGCAAGCAGAAGATGGAGTTTTCCCGCAAAGGCTAG
- a CDS encoding type IV secretion system protein, whose protein sequence is MDIFLWITQACNSLTSTMAPSIDAMGVHICIALATVMLVWFGVQEALASAQGGPGFSMAKFLNFFMLITFAYVMVKFYDSSIPGIGYSLKGFINGGAQQLVDLIGTDSANSILSTLQQAETSQGPGMMSTVMNPYNAIILALIQVLLAGLSALISVIIAYGAVASAIVGLLGPIFIPFLVFEKLEFLFWGWLRAFLAFSFYKVVAAATLSVLSQLLAHYYAMMSGFTDPATMVEKLPVLILLVIVNGFILLKIPAMTATIFSGHVGGHDAGTGIVSSLATTAATGALMG, encoded by the coding sequence ATGGATATCTTTCTTTGGATCACGCAAGCATGCAATTCGCTCACGTCCACAATGGCCCCTTCCATTGACGCGATGGGTGTCCATATCTGCATTGCCTTGGCAACGGTTATGCTCGTTTGGTTTGGCGTTCAAGAGGCTTTAGCCTCCGCTCAGGGCGGCCCAGGGTTCAGCATGGCGAAGTTCCTAAACTTCTTCATGCTCATCACCTTCGCCTACGTCATGGTCAAGTTTTATGACTCCTCTATCCCCGGTATTGGGTACTCGCTAAAGGGGTTCATCAACGGCGGCGCGCAGCAGCTAGTTGACCTGATCGGGACGGACAGTGCAAACAGCATTCTCAGCACTCTGCAGCAGGCCGAAACGAGCCAAGGGCCGGGGATGATGTCTACCGTCATGAACCCCTATAACGCGATCATCCTAGCGTTGATCCAGGTTCTTCTAGCCGGGCTTTCGGCTCTCATCTCCGTCATCATCGCCTACGGTGCAGTGGCTAGCGCCATCGTGGGGCTATTAGGGCCGATCTTCATTCCGTTCCTTGTATTCGAGAAGCTCGAATTTCTCTTTTGGGGCTGGCTTAGAGCGTTCCTTGCGTTCTCTTTCTACAAAGTCGTCGCCGCCGCGACTCTGAGCGTTCTTTCTCAGCTCTTAGCTCACTACTACGCGATGATGAGCGGATTCACAGATCCCGCAACCATGGTCGAGAAGCTGCCCGTGCTTATCCTCTTGGTGATCGTGAATGGCTTCATCCTTCTCAAGATTCCGGCGATGACCGCGACCATCTTCTCGGGCCATGTCGGAGGCCACGACGCCGGCACAGGTATCGTTTCCAGTCTCGCTACAACCGCCGCAACTGGCGCACTGATGGGCTAA
- a CDS encoding SDR family oxidoreductase gives MTTKGHGTVALVTGANKGIGKAIAKGLAQKGFTVFLGARDSEKGIAAAAELKAEGDVRFVQLEVTHLASVLSAKQFIESEIGRLDVLVNNAGIGAAPGSRFNTPEEEIAENMRAVYETNVFAVVTVTNAFLPLLLQSDAGRIVNVTSKRGSLGEEGAWVGRPNMAYSSSKTALNAITVHYARSLAETHVKVNGAAPGHVATDFNGFRGTRTPEHGAEVAIRLAQLDINGPTGVVFEDEHQLSW, from the coding sequence ATGACAACTAAAGGCCATGGAACAGTTGCACTAGTTACCGGGGCGAACAAAGGGATCGGCAAAGCCATCGCCAAAGGGCTGGCGCAGAAAGGATTTACTGTCTTTCTCGGAGCGCGTGATTCTGAAAAGGGCATAGCCGCTGCTGCCGAACTAAAGGCCGAGGGGGACGTGCGTTTTGTTCAACTGGAGGTGACCCACTTGGCGTCTGTGCTTAGCGCGAAGCAATTCATTGAATCGGAGATAGGCCGCTTGGATGTGCTGGTGAATAACGCTGGGATTGGTGCCGCACCCGGTTCGAGGTTCAACACTCCCGAAGAAGAGATCGCAGAAAATATGCGTGCCGTCTACGAGACGAATGTCTTTGCCGTCGTAACGGTCACGAATGCTTTTCTTCCGCTGCTTCTCCAATCCGATGCGGGGCGCATCGTGAACGTGACGAGCAAGCGCGGATCGCTCGGCGAGGAGGGTGCGTGGGTTGGCCGCCCGAACATGGCATACTCCAGTTCGAAAACAGCACTGAACGCCATCACAGTCCATTACGCTCGCAGCCTTGCGGAGACTCACGTCAAGGTGAATGGGGCGGCACCCGGCCACGTCGCCACGGACTTCAACGGCTTTCGTGGAACGCGAACGCCAGAGCATGGAGCCGAGGTCGCAATTCGATTGGCACAGTTGGATATTAATGGGCCAACAGGTGTTGTTTTTGAGGATGAACACCAATTATCTTGGTAG
- a CDS encoding LysR family transcriptional regulator yields the protein MDDFAEFRHFKYLLAVAEHKGFRAAAEALNTTQPSLSRQIKEFQEHYNLRLFRPTKGRNVELTPAGEALLVIAKDVLEVRDQALAALEAIQSGEAQVLRIGCAPFVDKEVCKKATDLQKALIPAASIHVSTGDTSTLLSDLKNDVLDAVVVSLPVEDEDLRVEIIKQERLVVCLPVDHPLSRKPALSAEDLTSNLTVFRHPIQHPEAHARLVELLSELGVQFEEHSHTSHPHEMQEVVKSGSGFALIREGTVMLEGLTTRPIIGVDWTVDTAFVYRASPKARIIPIIGKNLRKQFSRMARMLGRKKEPQSVRPDEQNGQMKLLG from the coding sequence ATGGACGACTTCGCAGAATTCCGGCATTTCAAGTATCTCCTCGCGGTCGCTGAGCATAAGGGCTTTCGCGCTGCCGCAGAAGCTCTAAATACCACTCAGCCCTCTCTCAGTCGCCAGATCAAGGAATTCCAAGAGCACTACAACCTCCGACTGTTTCGACCCACGAAGGGCCGGAATGTAGAGTTGACGCCAGCCGGCGAGGCTCTCTTGGTGATTGCGAAAGATGTCCTTGAAGTTCGCGACCAGGCTCTGGCGGCGCTGGAAGCGATTCAAAGCGGTGAAGCCCAGGTCTTGAGGATAGGCTGCGCTCCCTTTGTCGACAAAGAAGTTTGCAAGAAGGCTACCGACCTTCAAAAGGCGCTGATTCCGGCGGCCTCTATTCATGTTTCGACGGGTGATACCAGTACGCTGCTGTCCGACCTAAAGAACGATGTTCTGGACGCTGTCGTTGTGAGTCTCCCCGTCGAGGATGAGGACTTGAGAGTGGAGATCATCAAGCAAGAACGGCTTGTTGTGTGTCTCCCTGTCGATCACCCGCTCAGTAGAAAGCCCGCGCTATCAGCTGAAGACTTGACCTCCAACCTCACGGTTTTTCGTCATCCAATTCAGCATCCAGAGGCCCACGCCAGGTTAGTCGAATTGCTCTCAGAACTTGGAGTGCAGTTCGAAGAGCATTCGCACACGTCTCATCCGCACGAGATGCAAGAGGTGGTGAAAAGCGGCTCAGGCTTTGCACTGATCCGAGAAGGAACAGTGATGCTGGAAGGATTGACGACTCGACCCATCATTGGGGTGGACTGGACGGTCGATACAGCCTTCGTATACCGCGCTAGTCCGAAGGCTAGAATCATCCCGATCATTGGTAAGAACCTGCGAAAGCAGTTTTCGAGAATGGCTAGGATGTTGGGCAGAAAGAAAGAGCCACAAAGCGTCCGTCCAGACGAGCAAAATGGGCAGATGAAATTGCTTGGATAG
- a CDS encoding TrbC/VirB2 family protein yields the protein MFRSIRVIIPSQTVQAVRSWVRSRLLFIGVLLLLPVAAHAQSSPFDSGFTNLQTLFTGTIAKAASLIAIVIGGYGFAHGEPGAKKALAGVAAGTGIAVMAANVLSWLWGA from the coding sequence ATGTTCCGCAGTATTCGTGTCATCATTCCAAGCCAAACAGTACAGGCCGTCCGCAGTTGGGTTCGGTCTCGTCTCCTCTTCATCGGCGTGTTGCTGCTACTGCCTGTGGCAGCACACGCTCAATCGTCCCCATTTGATAGCGGCTTCACCAACCTGCAGACCCTCTTCACCGGAACGATTGCAAAGGCGGCAAGCCTCATCGCAATCGTGATCGGAGGCTACGGCTTCGCTCATGGCGAGCCCGGAGCCAAGAAGGCACTTGCGGGTGTCGCAGCCGGTACGGGCATTGCCGTCATGGCGGCGAACGTCCTGAGTTGGCTTTGGGGCGCGTAA
- a CDS encoding MarR family winged helix-turn-helix transcriptional regulator, with protein MSTKPLSPQELRIWHAFKLMGEDVMERVGRDITAGTGLSGPDFGVLSRLADQGQGEMRQQTLAESLGWDKSRLSHHLTRMQNRELIVRREAEARVVFIVLTKQGRAKLDAARPVHAESVRRNLLSRLSKQQVETIVRVSNLLADEEEQL; from the coding sequence ATGTCCACGAAACCGCTTTCACCACAGGAGCTTCGCATCTGGCACGCATTCAAGTTGATGGGTGAAGACGTGATGGAGAGAGTAGGACGCGACATCACCGCAGGCACCGGTCTTTCAGGGCCGGACTTCGGAGTTCTGTCTCGGCTGGCCGATCAAGGTCAGGGCGAGATGCGACAGCAGACGCTAGCCGAGTCGCTCGGCTGGGACAAAAGCCGCCTCTCACATCATCTGACGCGCATGCAAAACCGAGAGCTGATTGTGCGACGTGAAGCCGAGGCGCGAGTTGTCTTCATCGTTCTGACGAAACAAGGCAGGGCAAAACTCGATGCAGCGCGGCCGGTCCACGCAGAATCAGTCCGGCGTAATCTGCTTTCGCGGCTCAGCAAGCAACAGGTTGAGACCATCGTGAGAGTGAGCAACCTTCTCGCTGACGAGGAAGAGCAGCTTTAG
- a CDS encoding IS91 family transposase, producing the protein MSRSPLEMADIIRYAGPGFRERSHRWINGQHLKVLDAITRCRTASLGGHRDRCTGCSNTAISYNSCRNRHCPKCQGNARIRWLQQRERELLPTRYVHAVFTLPRELAPLALQNKGLIYGLLFRASAATLLEVARGPRHLGAEIGFFSVLHTWDQRLQHHPHVHCVIAAGGLAPDHSEWISSRRTFFLPVKVLGRVFRAKFIAGLKTAFREGKLEFHGHLASLVEPRSFAAWLRALFRHDWVVYSKRPFGGPEHALRYLGAYTHRVGIANSRLVSLVDGKVSFRWRDSAHGNKKRVMSLPVDEFLRRFLLHLLPPGLVRIRNFGFLANRQRATLLPLCFRLLGSPPDRSTPAPQQPARSADLPKCTLCGATMQVIERLTAAQLLPRSPPCVQERAA; encoded by the coding sequence ATAAGCCGCTCTCCGCTGGAGATGGCCGACATCATCCGCTACGCCGGGCCAGGCTTCCGGGAACGCAGTCATCGCTGGATCAACGGACAGCACCTGAAGGTGCTCGATGCGATCACGCGCTGCCGCACCGCCTCTCTCGGCGGTCACCGCGATCGATGCACCGGCTGCAGCAACACCGCCATCTCCTATAACTCGTGCCGCAACCGGCACTGCCCGAAGTGCCAGGGCAACGCCCGCATCCGCTGGCTCCAGCAGCGCGAACGCGAACTGCTGCCCACGCGCTACGTCCATGCCGTGTTCACGCTGCCGCGCGAACTGGCTCCGCTGGCGCTCCAGAACAAGGGGCTGATTTACGGCCTGCTGTTCCGAGCCAGTGCCGCCACTCTGCTTGAGGTCGCACGCGGTCCTCGACACCTTGGCGCGGAGATCGGCTTCTTCAGCGTGCTCCATACCTGGGACCAGCGATTGCAGCATCATCCGCACGTTCACTGCGTGATCGCCGCCGGCGGTCTCGCACCCGATCACTCCGAGTGGATCTCTTCACGCCGCACCTTCTTCCTTCCAGTCAAGGTGCTCGGACGCGTCTTCCGCGCCAAGTTCATCGCCGGTCTCAAGACTGCATTCCGAGAAGGCAAGCTCGAGTTCCACGGCCACCTCGCATCGCTCGTCGAGCCCCGCAGCTTCGCCGCCTGGCTCCGAGCCCTGTTCCGTCACGACTGGGTCGTCTACTCCAAGCGACCTTTCGGCGGACCGGAACATGCCCTGCGCTACCTCGGCGCTTACACCCATCGCGTTGGCATCGCCAACAGCAGGCTGGTCTCACTGGTCGACGGCAAGGTCAGCTTCCGCTGGCGAGACTCCGCTCATGGCAACAAGAAGCGCGTCATGAGCCTGCCGGTCGACGAGTTCCTGCGCCGCTTCCTTCTGCACCTGCTCCCACCAGGCCTCGTCCGCATCCGCAACTTCGGTTTCCTCGCCAACCGGCAACGCGCCACGTTGCTGCCGCTCTGCTTCAGACTGCTTGGCAGTCCACCCGATCGATCAACCCCGGCTCCTCAACAACCTGCACGGTCGGCAGATCTTCCCAAGTGCACGCTCTGCGGCGCAACCATGCAGGTCATCGAACGGCTCACAGCGGCGCAGTTGCTGCCTCGCTCTCCACCCTGTGTACAAGAGCGTGCCGCATGA